A genome region from Myroides fluvii includes the following:
- a CDS encoding DUF3050 domain-containing protein, with the protein MNIQTVNQLITPERQALLEHPLYQKITTVTHLQNFMEGHVYAVWDFMSLLKALQQKLTCTTTPWFASPYPQTRYLINEIVLAEESDLAMDGQRLSHFEMYVDAMQDAQADVQTVGAFLQSLQEGKTIGKAIDLLDVDRDIKNFLTFTFDVIAQGKPHEIAAAFTFGREDLIPAMFTEILKGFQLNFPETDLSKLIYYFERHIELDGDEHGPMAMQMISELCGSDEQKWQDVVRVSKEALVKRYGLWNAIERTIEAN; encoded by the coding sequence ATGAATATTCAAACCGTTAATCAACTGATTACCCCAGAACGCCAAGCTCTATTGGAGCATCCTTTATACCAAAAAATCACAACCGTTACCCATTTGCAAAACTTCATGGAAGGTCATGTCTATGCCGTATGGGATTTCATGTCTTTACTAAAAGCATTGCAGCAAAAACTAACCTGTACCACAACCCCGTGGTTTGCTTCTCCTTATCCACAGACGCGTTATTTAATTAATGAAATCGTCTTAGCCGAAGAATCGGACCTTGCGATGGATGGACAGCGTTTGAGTCATTTTGAGATGTATGTAGATGCCATGCAAGATGCCCAAGCCGATGTACAAACCGTTGGTGCTTTTTTACAGTCTTTACAAGAAGGAAAAACAATTGGTAAAGCGATTGATTTGTTGGATGTCGATCGAGATATCAAAAACTTCCTCACCTTTACTTTTGACGTCATTGCTCAAGGGAAGCCCCATGAAATTGCAGCCGCTTTTACTTTTGGTCGTGAAGATTTGATTCCAGCCATGTTTACCGAAATCTTAAAAGGGTTTCAACTTAACTTTCCCGAAACAGACTTATCCAAATTAATTTATTACTTTGAGCGTCACATTGAATTAGATGGAGACGAGCACGGTCCGATGGCCATGCAAATGATTTCGGAATTATGTGGTTCTGATGAACAAAAATGGCAAGACGTTGTTCGCGTATCCAAGGAAGCCTTAGTGAAGCGCTATGGCCTATGGAATGCAATTGAACGAACAATCGAAGCAAATTAA
- a CDS encoding 3-ketoacyl-ACP reductase, whose amino-acid sequence MNPLKGKNAIITGGGRGLGKATALAFAQEGINVAITGRNEERLKQTVAELTALGVKATYAVFDVVDKSAVHTEIAKVIDFLGGIDILVNNAGISEFGKFADMPADRWEEILLTNVMGVYNVTREVLPHLLAKNEGDIFNVASTAGLNGNPATSAYSASKFAVIGLSESLMKEVRKNNIRVCTLTPSTIASDMSIELGLTDGNPDHILQPEDFAELLVATLKLPRRAMLKTASLWTTNPV is encoded by the coding sequence ATGAATCCATTAAAAGGAAAAAATGCAATCATCACAGGCGGAGGAAGAGGTTTAGGAAAAGCCACTGCACTTGCCTTTGCACAAGAGGGAATTAACGTGGCCATTACGGGTCGAAACGAAGAGCGTTTAAAACAAACGGTTGCTGAATTAACAGCTTTAGGTGTAAAAGCAACCTATGCTGTATTCGATGTGGTAGACAAATCAGCCGTGCACACGGAAATCGCTAAAGTAATTGATTTCTTAGGTGGCATTGATATTTTAGTTAACAATGCGGGAATTTCTGAATTTGGGAAATTTGCGGATATGCCTGCAGACCGTTGGGAGGAAATTTTACTGACCAACGTGATGGGCGTTTACAATGTAACGCGTGAAGTATTACCTCATTTACTTGCTAAAAATGAAGGAGACATTTTCAATGTAGCTTCAACGGCAGGATTAAATGGAAATCCAGCAACTTCGGCTTATTCAGCATCGAAATTTGCGGTTATCGGCCTATCAGAATCCTTAATGAAAGAAGTTCGAAAAAACAATATTCGCGTGTGTACGTTAACACCGAGTACCATTGCATCCGATATGTCGATTGAATTAGGACTAACTGATGGTAATCCAGACCACATCTTACAACCCGAAGATTTTGCGGAATTGCTTGTGGCAACCCTAAAATTACCGAGAAGAGCGATGTTGAAAACCGCGTCTTTATGGACAACAAACCCCGTATAG
- a CDS encoding OmpA family protein has product MKKIALLFVVGVALMACKQTPKEETETVLEHQDGSTTQETETTPAVQAELDLSKIPFTTADIGDFPYLALPKGVKELNRPLLRDFDVCFFPVQGMMTEVEGRLYKANLTAVSGEQFSERLFRRSMEEYLKSIGAVKIAEERITREEYDRYNKLDPHKGDEGDIGYADEPIAFYVIRHKEQGDIYIQYTVNNVSAKLNVLQVKAFEQTMTKITADEIMKSLAETGKSILYINFNHDQSTLTPEGKEVVNEIAVTLQKDAQLTIAIEGHTDNVGDANHNKKLSTARALAVKTALEEQKVAPNRLTATGFGAERPLLANDSEANKAKNRRVELRKTNG; this is encoded by the coding sequence ATGAAAAAAATAGCTCTATTGTTTGTGGTCGGGGTTGCATTAATGGCCTGTAAACAAACACCAAAAGAAGAGACGGAAACTGTTTTAGAACACCAAGACGGCTCAACAACACAAGAAACAGAAACAACTCCTGCGGTGCAAGCGGAGCTTGATTTATCCAAAATTCCTTTTACAACAGCAGATATTGGAGATTTCCCTTATTTGGCATTGCCCAAAGGTGTGAAAGAATTGAATCGTCCCTTGTTGCGCGATTTTGACGTTTGTTTTTTCCCTGTTCAAGGGATGATGACAGAGGTTGAAGGTAGATTGTACAAAGCGAATCTTACTGCGGTAAGTGGAGAGCAATTCTCGGAACGCCTTTTTAGACGTAGTATGGAAGAGTATTTGAAATCGATTGGAGCAGTTAAAATAGCTGAAGAGCGCATCACGAGAGAAGAGTATGATCGATACAATAAATTAGATCCACACAAAGGAGATGAGGGGGATATAGGCTATGCGGATGAGCCGATTGCGTTTTACGTTATTCGCCATAAAGAACAGGGAGATATTTACATTCAATATACGGTCAATAATGTATCGGCTAAATTAAATGTACTTCAGGTGAAAGCCTTTGAACAAACGATGACGAAGATTACTGCAGATGAAATTATGAAATCACTTGCAGAAACGGGAAAGTCAATTTTGTACATCAACTTTAATCATGATCAATCGACACTTACTCCAGAGGGGAAAGAGGTTGTCAATGAAATTGCTGTCACGTTGCAAAAAGACGCTCAATTGACTATCGCAATTGAAGGACATACGGATAATGTAGGGGATGCAAATCACAATAAAAAACTGTCAACTGCGCGTGCGTTAGCAGTAAAAACAGCATTGGAGGAACAAAAGGTAGCCCCAAATCGCCTAACTGCAACAGGATTTGGAGCTGAACGTCCACTGCTTGCCAATGACTCTGAGGCAAACAAAGCAAAAAATAGAAGAGTTGAATTGAGAAAAACCAACGGATAA
- a CDS encoding DUF3109 family protein produces MFQIGQALVSEDILEKEFVCNLTACKGQCCIDGDAGAPVEEEETAILDEIFETVKPYLRPEGIAAIEQQGTYIIGEDGEYETPLIHGGECAYVIYDNGMALCGIEKAYLEKKIDWKKPISCHLYPIRIKEYASFSAVNYHKWHICSDACALGKELEVPVYKFLKDPLTRKYGSEWYEELELVAKEYYKK; encoded by the coding sequence ATGTTTCAAATCGGTCAAGCCTTAGTATCAGAAGATATTTTAGAAAAAGAATTTGTGTGCAACCTAACGGCTTGTAAAGGTCAGTGTTGTATAGATGGAGATGCTGGAGCCCCAGTAGAAGAAGAAGAAACGGCTATTTTAGATGAAATATTTGAAACGGTAAAACCCTATTTGCGTCCGGAGGGCATTGCAGCTATTGAGCAACAAGGAACCTACATTATTGGAGAAGATGGCGAATATGAAACGCCATTAATTCACGGAGGAGAATGTGCTTATGTCATTTACGATAATGGCATGGCGCTGTGTGGAATTGAAAAAGCTTATTTAGAGAAAAAAATCGATTGGAAGAAGCCGATTTCTTGTCACTTATACCCTATCCGCATAAAAGAATATGCTTCCTTTTCTGCGGTGAATTACCACAAATGGCATATCTGCAGTGATGCATGTGCCTTAGGAAAGGAATTAGAAGTTCCGGTGTATAAATTTTTAAAAGATCCTTTGACGCGTAAATACGGTTCTGAATGGTACGAAGAACTTGAATTAGTTGCCAAAGAATACTATAAAAAATAA
- a CDS encoding retropepsin-like aspartic protease, translated as MENYKDWLKKERYKQIRFKIARTNHLFVRVKVNGVWGDFILDTGASNSCIDFQSIDHFNLTPSDSETKASGAGANGMLTQVSYHNQIQMGRWKKENFNFVLLDLSHVNTALTEYKTKNVHGIIGSDVFALGQAILDYGQQTLYVK; from the coding sequence ATGGAAAACTATAAAGATTGGTTAAAAAAAGAGCGCTATAAACAAATTCGCTTCAAAATAGCGCGAACAAACCACCTTTTTGTACGTGTAAAAGTAAATGGAGTATGGGGAGATTTTATCCTAGATACGGGGGCTTCTAATAGTTGTATTGATTTTCAAAGTATCGACCATTTTAATTTAACGCCTTCGGATTCTGAAACAAAGGCTTCAGGGGCAGGGGCTAATGGCATGTTAACACAAGTGAGTTACCACAACCAAATTCAAATGGGACGATGGAAAAAAGAAAATTTCAATTTCGTTTTGTTGGATTTGAGTCACGTGAATACCGCACTCACAGAGTATAAAACGAAGAATGTTCACGGTATTATAGGGTCTGATGTGTTTGCATTAGGTCAAGCAATTCTCGACTATGGACAGCAAACCCTATACGTGAAATAA
- a CDS encoding TatD family hydrolase, with protein sequence MIFTDTHTHLYSDAFAEDRKETINRAISNGVTRFFIPAIDSGYAQAMFDLEAAFPDCIFLMMGLHPTDVKPETYQQELAFVETELARRKYYAVGEIGVDLYWDKTTLAIQQEVFQQQIQLAKKHQLPINIHCRDAFDEVFEVLELEKGKELRGIFHCFTGTEEQAQQAMSYNLKLGIGGVATFKNGKIDQFLNKIPLEHIVLETDSPYLAPVPFRGKRNESAYIVNIAEKLAELYGLPLETIANQTTANSKAVFGI encoded by the coding sequence ATGATTTTTACCGATACTCATACACATCTTTATTCAGATGCATTTGCGGAAGATCGCAAAGAAACAATAAATCGCGCAATATCAAATGGAGTTACGCGTTTTTTTATACCTGCTATTGATTCAGGCTACGCTCAGGCGATGTTTGATTTGGAAGCAGCGTTTCCGGATTGCATTTTTTTAATGATGGGATTACATCCAACAGATGTAAAGCCAGAGACGTATCAGCAAGAGCTTGCTTTTGTAGAGACAGAGTTAGCACGTCGGAAGTATTATGCCGTTGGCGAAATTGGCGTAGATTTATATTGGGACAAAACCACATTGGCTATCCAACAAGAAGTTTTTCAACAGCAGATTCAGCTTGCTAAAAAACATCAACTACCGATTAATATACACTGCCGAGATGCCTTTGATGAAGTATTTGAAGTCTTAGAACTAGAAAAAGGCAAAGAACTCCGCGGTATTTTCCACTGTTTTACTGGTACAGAAGAGCAAGCACAACAAGCGATGAGTTACAACCTCAAATTGGGAATTGGTGGTGTTGCTACTTTTAAAAACGGAAAAATTGATCAATTTTTAAACAAAATACCGTTAGAGCATATCGTATTAGAAACTGATTCTCCGTATCTTGCACCAGTGCCTTTCAGAGGCAAGAGAAATGAAAGCGCTTATATTGTCAATATAGCAGAAAAGTTAGCAGAACTATATGGGCTTCCATTAGAAACAATTGCAAATCAAACAACTGCAAATTCAAAAGCAGTTTTTGGTATCTAA
- a CDS encoding 1-acyl-sn-glycerol-3-phosphate acyltransferase — translation MSKFDSIRHYHDHEVNEVLQKISKHPMIKALMGFTFPNKTEQQWMEDLSKVTSIQQFQEDFAYYSILRILEKSSNGLSTSGFEKLEKDTAYLYISNHRDIIMDTSLLNVTLKDHGLTMTASAIGDNLVQKSFLLALAKVNRNFLVRRKLTPRELLESSRLMSEYIHSLLVEENRSVWIAQREGRTKDGNDATHTGVLKMIGMDAGQENLLDYFKHLKIVPVSISYEYDPTDALKMPQLLAIANNETYIKEKNEDFVNLYSGIIGQKKGIHIHVGDVIDTELDQIKAIADKPNKQLQALAQVIDHSIIMNYHLWPTNYIAYDILNNTDKFSDRYSEKEKQLFERRLELRVNKQEQKVVDNFLSMYANPVVNKLKLQDEQ, via the coding sequence ATGTCTAAGTTTGATTCAATACGCCATTATCACGATCACGAAGTAAACGAGGTTTTACAAAAAATCTCTAAACATCCTATGATCAAAGCGTTAATGGGATTTACTTTTCCAAATAAAACCGAACAGCAATGGATGGAAGATTTGAGCAAAGTAACTTCCATTCAGCAATTTCAAGAAGATTTTGCTTACTACTCTATTCTTAGAATTCTAGAGAAAAGCTCCAATGGACTTTCCACTTCTGGATTTGAGAAATTAGAAAAAGATACGGCTTATTTATATATATCTAATCACCGTGACATTATCATGGATACATCTTTATTGAATGTAACCTTAAAAGATCACGGCTTGACGATGACGGCTTCTGCTATTGGAGATAATCTGGTACAGAAATCGTTTTTACTAGCTCTAGCTAAAGTAAACCGCAACTTTTTAGTACGTCGAAAACTAACACCAAGAGAACTATTAGAGAGCTCTCGTTTGATGTCAGAATACATCCACAGCTTACTTGTGGAAGAAAACCGTTCTGTATGGATTGCACAGCGTGAAGGGCGAACTAAAGATGGAAACGATGCTACCCATACGGGAGTATTAAAAATGATTGGCATGGATGCTGGACAAGAAAATCTACTGGATTACTTCAAGCATTTAAAAATCGTTCCTGTTTCAATTTCGTATGAATACGATCCTACGGACGCGTTAAAAATGCCACAGCTATTAGCTATTGCTAATAATGAAACATACATTAAAGAGAAAAACGAAGATTTCGTCAATTTATACAGTGGTATTATCGGTCAAAAGAAAGGGATTCACATTCACGTTGGGGATGTGATTGACACGGAATTGGATCAGATTAAAGCCATTGCAGACAAACCGAATAAACAATTACAAGCTTTAGCTCAGGTGATTGATCATTCGATTATTATGAATTACCACTTATGGCCAACGAATTATATCGCTTACGATATTCTAAACAATACGGATAAATTCTCCGATCGCTATAGTGAAAAGGAAAAACAATTGTTTGAACGTCGTTTAGAGTTACGCGTCAACAAACAAGAGCAAAAAGTGGTAGACAACTTCTTGTCGATGTATGCGAATCCTGTAGTGAATAAATTAAAATTACAAGATGAACAATAA
- a CDS encoding asparaginase, with product MNNKPSILLIYTGGTIGMVKDFKTGALRAFNFNQLVERIPELHLLDCAIETHSFDVPIDSSDMQPNLWVQMASIVEDNYERFDGFVILHGSDTMSYSASALSFMLENVHKPVILTGSQLPIGDLRTDAKENLITAIQIAALQENNTPVIQEVCLYFEYKLYRGNRTSKVSAELFNAFTSPNVPHLAESGVNLRINHSLLLQKPLSLPLTVHKKMSRNVMILRLFPGIQQHVLEAILAIPNLEGIILETYGAGNAPTEPWFLDTLRCATQKGLKIINVTQCSSGSVMMGKYETSTELKEIGVISGKDITTEAAITKLMFLLAQPTIEDFKTAFETPICGEMEA from the coding sequence ATGAACAATAAGCCTTCTATTTTACTAATCTATACAGGTGGAACAATCGGTATGGTTAAAGATTTTAAAACGGGTGCTTTGCGCGCGTTTAACTTTAATCAATTGGTGGAGCGCATCCCCGAATTACATTTGTTGGATTGTGCAATAGAAACGCATTCCTTTGATGTACCAATTGATTCTTCGGATATGCAACCCAATTTATGGGTGCAAATGGCTAGTATTGTAGAAGATAATTACGAGCGTTTTGATGGATTTGTCATTTTACACGGATCCGATACGATGTCCTATTCTGCTTCGGCTTTGAGTTTTATGTTGGAGAATGTGCACAAGCCTGTGATTTTAACGGGCTCTCAATTGCCCATTGGCGATTTGCGTACCGATGCGAAAGAAAATTTAATTACAGCCATTCAGATTGCGGCATTACAAGAGAATAATACACCCGTAATCCAAGAGGTTTGCTTGTATTTTGAATATAAATTATACCGCGGCAATCGCACGTCTAAAGTCAGTGCAGAGTTATTTAATGCCTTTACCTCTCCGAATGTTCCCCATTTGGCAGAATCGGGAGTTAATTTGCGCATCAATCATTCGTTATTATTACAAAAACCGTTATCTTTGCCGCTGACCGTACACAAAAAGATGTCACGCAATGTGATGATTTTGCGTTTGTTTCCGGGGATTCAGCAGCACGTTTTGGAAGCTATTTTAGCCATTCCAAATTTGGAGGGAATTATTCTAGAAACCTATGGTGCAGGAAATGCTCCAACAGAGCCTTGGTTCTTGGACACCTTGCGTTGTGCAACCCAAAAGGGATTGAAGATTATCAATGTCACGCAATGTTCTAGTGGTAGTGTAATGATGGGGAAATACGAAACGAGTACGGAGCTAAAAGAGATTGGCGTTATTTCGGGTAAAGATATTACGACAGAAGCTGCGATTACCAAGTTGATGTTTTTATTAGCACAACCGACTATTGAAGATTTCAAAACCGCTTTCGAAACGCCAATTTGTGGCGAAATGGAAGCTTAA
- a CDS encoding Fic family protein has product MDYNLDKAVDYHYNSFPPEHVNYSLFIQELVQATDALARFDQMLKNLHNTEILLAPLRNQEAVISSRIEGTISTMDEILQYEADYEGEDTATAKADIIETILYQRALKNGQSALESGYNFSLSFIKQMHQQLLYLGRGANKSPGEFKKEQNYLADRLKKEIQFIPIRPENLDDGLECLFAFLMESSFPPLIKTAIMHLEFEALHPFKDGNGRIGRMLITLNLWREKILSQPHFFISGYFEENKEEYIEQMRNVSKTKDWNEWIRFFLKAVESQAIRNLEIAESIKNLYEITKIEFSDLLSSKWNMEILDFIFTYPVFRNNKFVGTTKIPNATAVLMIRKLVDNGYLVVREEAAGRRAAMYSFEPLMRLVRV; this is encoded by the coding sequence ATGGATTATAATTTAGACAAAGCAGTAGATTATCACTACAATAGTTTTCCCCCAGAACATGTTAATTACTCTCTTTTTATACAAGAGTTGGTACAAGCAACTGATGCGTTGGCTCGTTTTGACCAGATGCTAAAAAATCTACATAACACTGAAATTCTATTAGCTCCTTTGCGAAATCAAGAAGCTGTAATATCGTCCAGAATTGAAGGTACAATTAGTACAATGGATGAGATACTTCAATATGAAGCGGATTATGAAGGAGAAGACACAGCTACTGCAAAAGCCGATATTATCGAAACTATCTTGTATCAGAGGGCTTTGAAAAATGGACAAAGTGCCTTAGAAAGTGGTTATAATTTTTCATTAAGTTTTATTAAGCAAATGCATCAACAGCTACTGTACTTAGGTAGAGGGGCAAATAAATCTCCAGGGGAGTTTAAAAAAGAACAAAATTATTTAGCAGATAGACTTAAAAAAGAAATACAGTTTATACCTATAAGACCTGAAAATTTAGACGATGGCTTGGAGTGTCTTTTTGCATTTTTAATGGAGAGTAGCTTTCCTCCATTAATTAAAACAGCTATTATGCATTTAGAGTTTGAAGCATTACACCCGTTTAAGGATGGAAATGGAAGAATAGGAAGAATGTTGATTACGTTGAATTTATGGCGAGAGAAAATTCTTTCACAGCCTCATTTTTTTATTAGTGGATATTTTGAAGAGAATAAAGAAGAATATATAGAGCAGATGCGTAATGTTTCCAAAACAAAGGATTGGAACGAATGGATACGTTTTTTTTTAAAGGCGGTGGAAAGTCAAGCCATCAGAAATTTAGAAATAGCAGAAAGTATTAAGAATTTGTACGAGATAACAAAAATAGAATTTTCAGATTTGCTTTCTTCAAAATGGAATATGGAAATACTGGATTTTATTTTTACTTATCCTGTGTTTAGAAATAATAAATTTGTGGGTACGACAAAAATTCCAAATGCAACAGCGGTACTAATGATAAGAAAATTAGTTGATAATGGTTATTTAGTTGTAAGAGAAGAAGCAGCTGGTCGAAGAGCTGCAATGTATTCTTTTGAACCTTTGATGCGATTAGTTCGGGTATAG
- a CDS encoding type I restriction endonuclease — MENELKLKLEQLHKRVDNLKDQIQTEEATKNAFIMPFIQILGYDVFNPTEVIPEFICDIGTKKGEKVDYVIMKDNDPVLIIECKHWKTNTDAHNSQLHRYYHVSNAKFGVLTNGLIYNFYTDLEKPNIMDEKPFFTLDLSNLKDTNISILNNFTKKSFNLENILDSAEALKYIEAIRKEFEKELQNPSDEIIKVLVSRFFDRPFTASRLVSFREYTKKAFANSINDSINLRLKNALNINETIPSKEIEHVAPIDQNAEVEKIITTEEEIEGFQIVKAILREDLPADRIAFRDTQSYFGILLDDNNRKPLCRLHFNSSTKYIELFHNGKENGERKILDSLEDIYNYKNELLQTIKNYQ, encoded by the coding sequence ATGGAAAATGAATTGAAACTTAAACTTGAACAATTACATAAAAGAGTAGATAACTTAAAAGATCAAATTCAAACAGAAGAAGCAACAAAGAATGCTTTCATTATGCCCTTTATACAAATACTAGGTTATGATGTTTTCAACCCCACAGAAGTCATTCCTGAGTTTATTTGTGATATAGGAACAAAAAAAGGCGAAAAAGTAGATTATGTTATCATGAAAGACAATGACCCTGTTCTTATTATTGAATGTAAACATTGGAAGACAAATACTGATGCACATAATTCTCAATTACATCGATATTATCATGTTTCTAATGCTAAATTTGGTGTTTTGACCAATGGTTTAATCTATAATTTCTATACAGATTTAGAAAAACCTAACATAATGGATGAAAAACCTTTTTTCACCCTTGATTTATCTAATCTAAAGGACACCAACATCAGTATTCTTAATAACTTTACCAAAAAAAGTTTTAATTTAGAAAACATTCTTGATTCTGCTGAAGCCCTTAAATATATTGAAGCTATAAGAAAAGAATTTGAAAAAGAACTACAAAATCCCTCAGATGAAATTATTAAAGTATTAGTTAGTCGATTCTTCGATCGCCCATTTACTGCATCTAGGTTAGTATCATTTAGAGAATATACGAAGAAAGCGTTCGCTAATTCCATTAATGATTCAATTAATTTACGTCTAAAAAATGCATTAAATATTAATGAAACTATTCCTTCAAAAGAGATAGAACATGTAGCTCCGATAGATCAAAACGCTGAAGTTGAAAAAATAATCACTACAGAAGAAGAAATAGAAGGTTTCCAAATAGTAAAAGCTATTTTACGAGAAGACTTACCCGCTGATAGGATAGCTTTTAGAGACACGCAATCTTATTTTGGAATTCTACTTGATGACAACAATAGAAAACCTCTTTGTAGATTACATTTTAATTCCTCTACCAAATATATTGAGCTATTTCATAATGGAAAAGAAAATGGGGAAAGAAAAATTTTAGACTCATTAGAAGATATATATAACTATAAGAATGAACTACTACAGACAATCAAAAATTATCAATAA
- a CDS encoding GNAT family N-acetyltransferase, whose protein sequence is MLQLNLPIFPLLETERLLLRATNFGDADDMFAMRSSAEVMKYIPVPLATERREAEEYINSLQQRMENKECINWTITLKETGQMIGTIGFYRMKLQHYRTETGYMLLPEFYGKGYASEALQGIVDFGFRTLGFHSIEAVIYPENISSQRVLEKCGFVREAYFKESEFHGGQFVDTAIYSILKR, encoded by the coding sequence ATGTTACAACTAAACCTACCTATATTTCCCTTACTTGAAACCGAGCGTTTACTCTTAAGAGCAACTAATTTTGGCGATGCCGACGACATGTTTGCCATGCGTTCCAGTGCTGAGGTAATGAAATATATTCCCGTGCCTTTAGCTACTGAGAGGAGGGAAGCGGAAGAATATATCAATTCCCTACAACAGCGCATGGAAAATAAGGAATGCATCAATTGGACCATTACCTTAAAAGAAACGGGACAAATGATCGGAACTATAGGATTCTACCGCATGAAACTACAACATTACCGCACAGAAACGGGCTATATGCTTTTGCCTGAATTTTACGGAAAAGGATATGCTTCTGAAGCGCTACAAGGAATAGTAGATTTTGGATTTCGCACTTTGGGGTTTCACTCCATCGAAGCGGTTATTTACCCTGAAAATATCAGTTCACAAAGGGTATTAGAAAAATGTGGATTCGTTAGAGAAGCTTACTTTAAAGAAAGTGAATTTCACGGGGGTCAATTTGTGGATACGGCGATTTATTCGATTTTGAAGAGGTAA
- a CDS encoding metallophosphoesterase, which translates to MKIRYQILGIVSLLLSTLSLKAQQYASTVKLDHPNSWSMVLVPDVQNYVKYYQNQPILDVMNQWISANVDPLQIKMVLCVGDLVEQDQVILPGHDGDVPSKEQWEFVSKSFGILNHKVPYILATGNHDYTIDREGNRTSQYDDYFTIDQNYLNRKHLVQYGWDARNQPTLSNAMYEFRDLHGQDFLVLNLEYAPRNQTVDWANTILNFEEYKNHKVILLTHAYLNRTNERLEGANKWVIFEPYIKEKKQLKSERIVLPNANNGAQIWEKLVYPNKQIELVLSGHIAGTGYRTDPNKEGRTVHQMLFDMQAEGGGHYGNGGDGLVRILEFYPDGRTIKVKTFSPLFALSPKTAPLAYKKEIENEYTITLD; encoded by the coding sequence ATGAAAATACGATATCAAATACTAGGAATCGTCAGTCTGTTGTTGTCCACTTTATCCCTAAAAGCACAACAATATGCTAGTACGGTGAAATTGGATCACCCCAATTCCTGGTCGATGGTCTTGGTACCCGATGTGCAGAATTATGTGAAGTACTACCAAAATCAACCAATTTTAGATGTAATGAATCAATGGATTAGTGCCAATGTTGATCCGTTACAAATCAAGATGGTTTTGTGTGTAGGGGATTTGGTCGAACAAGATCAGGTCATTTTGCCAGGACATGATGGAGATGTACCATCCAAAGAGCAATGGGAATTTGTTTCTAAATCGTTCGGAATTCTCAATCATAAAGTGCCCTATATTCTAGCAACAGGAAATCACGACTATACCATTGATAGGGAGGGCAATAGAACCTCTCAGTATGATGATTATTTTACGATAGATCAAAATTACCTCAATCGCAAGCACTTGGTGCAATATGGATGGGACGCAAGAAATCAACCGACGTTGAGCAATGCAATGTATGAGTTCAGAGATTTACACGGACAAGATTTTCTCGTCCTGAATTTAGAATATGCACCCCGTAATCAAACGGTCGATTGGGCGAATACGATCCTGAATTTTGAGGAATACAAAAACCACAAAGTGATTCTACTCACACATGCGTATCTCAATCGAACAAACGAACGTTTAGAAGGAGCAAATAAATGGGTGATTTTTGAACCCTATATCAAAGAGAAGAAACAGCTCAAATCAGAGCGTATTGTTCTGCCCAATGCGAATAATGGAGCACAAATATGGGAGAAGTTAGTATATCCCAATAAGCAGATTGAATTGGTTTTATCCGGACATATTGCTGGAACGGGATATCGAACAGATCCAAATAAGGAAGGGCGTACCGTGCATCAGATGCTGTTTGATATGCAAGCGGAAGGAGGCGGACATTATGGCAATGGTGGAGATGGCTTAGTGCGAATCTTAGAGTTTTATCCAGATGGAAGAACAATCAAAGTAAAAACGTTTTCCCCTCTGTTTGCCTTATCCCCTAAGACTGCGCCTCTTGCTTATAAAAAAGAGATAGAAAATGAATATACAATCACCTTAGATTGA